Proteins encoded in a region of the Rutidosis leptorrhynchoides isolate AG116_Rl617_1_P2 chromosome 9, CSIRO_AGI_Rlap_v1, whole genome shotgun sequence genome:
- the LOC139869348 gene encoding histone deacetylase 14, chloroplastic-like encodes MNNIYIRRLHHHRSACCRFFLSSRTKCSCVASCEPATKTIDDGDMPKVMYILAPAMGHNRRYINDMNTRIRWILSALEDAKLTPEFRGSEIKQLINIRKATLEEITSVHSTSYYSFLEKTVEDAKASEDGLLEIESSKLPTYVTGSTLNDSLIAAGAGLSLVDSVVAASRMSENPPVGFSLIRPAGHHAVRDRAMGGCFLNNVSIAARYAQRTHGLKRVFIIDFDAHHGNGTSDAFYDDPDVFYLSTHQDGCYPVDTGKFDDIGCGNGEGATLNLPLPELSGDNAMRAAFDEVIVPSAQSFKPDIILVSAGYDGHFKESTNGWQVTTRTSYPLANGIKQLAKELCGGRCVFFLEGGWCTDILRFSIEESFRAFIGEPSIANKFEKQFDYWLKDEPTTQIKKAIQRVKNLHSL; translated from the exons ATGAATAATATTTATATCCGTCGTCTTCATCATCATCGATCAG CTTGTTGCCGGTTCTTCCTATCTTCGAGGACAAAATGTTCATGTGTAGCTTCTTGTGAGCCTGCTACTAAAACAATTGATGATGGTGATATGCCAAAGGTGATGTATATTTTAGCACCTGCAATGGGTCATAACCGGAGATATATTAACGACATGAATACCAGAATCCGTTGGATTCTGTCTGCCCTTGAAGACGCTAAACTAACTCCAGAG TTTCGAGGATCTGAGATCAAACAACTTATAAATATTAGAAAAGCTACATTGGAAGAAATAACAAGTGTGCATTCAACATCTTATTATTCTTTTCTTGAGAAG accgtgGAAGATGCCAAGGCTTCAGAAGATGGCTTGTTAGAAATTGAATCGTCGAAATTGCCCACTTATGTCACTGGCTCG ACACTTAATGATTCTTTAATTGCTGCTGGAGCAGGCTTATCATTGGTTGATTCTGTG GTGGCAGCATCAAGAATGAGTGAGAACCCTCCCGTTGGTTTTTCCTTGATACGACCTGCTGGACATCATGCGGTTCGAGATCGGGCCATGGGAGGTTGCTTTTTGAATAATGTATCTATTGCAGCTCGATACGCTCAACGCACACACGGACTAAAACGTGTTTTCATTATCGATTTTGATGCACATCATGGGAATGGAACTAGTGATGCGTTTTACGATGACCCAGACGTGTTCTATCTTTCAACTCACCAA GACGGATGCTACCCTGTTGATACGGGCAAATTTGATGATATCGGATGTGGGAATGGTGAAGGGGCGACACTTAATTTGCCATTACCAGAACTTTCCGGTGATAACGCAATGCGAGCTGCATTTGATGAAGTCATTGTACCTTCTGCTCAAAGCTTTAAGCCCGATATAATTCTTGTATCTGCAGG ATACGATGGACATTTTAAGGAGTCAACAAACGGTTGGCAAGTGACAACCAGAACGTCTTATCCGCTAGCAAATGGAATAAAGCAGCTTGCAAAAGAATTATGTGGTGGTCGATGCGTCTTCTTCTTGGAAGGAGGATGGTGTACGGATATCCTAAGGTTTTCTATTGAAGAATCTTTCCGTGCTTTTATTGGGGAACCGAGCATCGCAAACAAATTTGAGAAACAGTTTGATTATTGGCTTAAGGATGAACCTACTACTCAAATTAAGAAAGCCATTCAGAGGGTCAAGAACTTGCATTCTCTTTAA
- the LOC139868917 gene encoding histone deacetylase 14, chloroplastic-like — MMMQSYEDSLAVAGAGISLVDFMVAASKIDEKSPVGFALMPPARHHALLDESKGWCYFENAGIAARYAQRVHGLKRVLIIDFDAHFMSYTNHAFYDDPDIFVLSTHKSVGYHGKFNETGSGLGEGATLNLPLPDGTGDIAMRNVFDEIIVPCVQRFKPDMIIVSAGYDGHATDPTGGFQLTTGTYFTLALGIKQLAKDLCGGRCVFFLEGGPSKGIVSFSVAESFRAFLGEPSMADEFEKKYAVFLHDEPINKIKEAIQRTKSVHSI, encoded by the exons atgatgATGCAGTCATATGAGGATTCGTTGGCTGTTGCTGGAGCAGGCATATCTTTGGTTGATTTTATG GTGGCGGCCTCAAAAATCGATGAAAAGTCTCCAGTTGGATTTGCCCTAATGCCACCTGCTAGGCACCATGCACTTCTAGACGAATCTAAGGGATGGTGCTATTTTGAGAATGCTGGTATTGCAGCACGATATGCTCAACGTGTCCATGGACTAAAACGTGTTTTGATTATCGATTTTGATGCCCATTTCATGTCTTACACTAATCATGCGTTCTATGATGACCCAGACATATTCGTTCTTTCAACTCATAAG TCTGTAGGGTATCACGGCAAGTTTAATGAGACTGGGTCTGGGCTTGGTGAAGGAGCAACACTTAATTTGCCATTACCGGACGGTACAGGTGATATCGCAATGCGAAATGTGTTTGACGAGATCATTGTACCGTGTGTCCAAAGATTTAAACCGGATATGATTATTGTATCTGCAGG ATATGATGGACATGCAACTGATCCCACGGGGGGCTTTCAGCTGACAACTGGAACGTATTTCACGCTAGCATTAGGCATTAAGCAGCTTGCAAAAGATTTGTGTGGTGGGCGATGCGTGTTCTTTTTGGAAGGAGGACCGAGCAAAGGCATTGTGTCGTTTTCTGTTGCTGAATCTTTTCGTGCTTTTCTTGGAGAACCGAGCATGGCTGATGAGTTTGAGAAAAAGTATGCAGTCTTCTTGCACGATGAACCAATTAATAAGATTAAAGAAGCCATTCAAAGGACCAAGAGCGTGCATTCTATctga